One part of the Glycine soja cultivar W05 chromosome 11, ASM419377v2, whole genome shotgun sequence genome encodes these proteins:
- the LOC114376462 gene encoding auxin response factor 4-like isoform X1, which yields MEIDLNDDAVTSEAEKSASCNEECEKGAAFALSSSTCSSSGSSSARVSSSYLELWHACAGPLTSLPKKGNVVVYFPQGHLEQASSFSPFSPMEMPTYDLQPQIFSRVVNIQLLANKENDEVYTQVTLLPRAEYLEGKELEELGTDEEGNEATPTKSTPHMFCKTLTASDTSTHGGFSVPRRAAEDCFPRLDYKQQRPSQELVAKDLHGVEWKFRHIYRGQPRRHLLTTGWSIFVSQKNLVSGDAVLFLRGENGELRLGIRRAARPRNGLPESIVGSQSYYPNFLSSVANAISAKSMFHVFYSPRASHADFVVPYQKYIKSIKNPVTIGTRFKMKFEMDESPERRCTSGIVTGMSDLDPYKWPKSKWRCLMVRWDEDIEISHQDRVSPWEIDPSSSLPPLSIQSSRRLKKLRPGLQAATPSHLTTAGGSGFMDSEESVRSSKVLQGQENTGFMSLYYGCDKVTKQPEFEIRSPSHPNLASTGVRKISAAEFMRVHPSSFAGFSETNMFPRVLQGQEICPFRSLTGKADLNFGSWGKPNVSYSNNNLHQATKPSFHSLGPEVIQTAYFPYGDIHNAGQGSSILCSKPTNFQRENIPFNTPSTQSGIMRNEVGRSDITIPNEQKLQDNISGTASLGANMRIPKDDNFKGQVKACKLFGISLSGETTAQNLQNSAKRSCTKVHKQGSLVGRAIDLSRLSSYNDLLIELERLFSMEGLLIDPNKGWRILYTDSENDIMVVGDDPWHEFCDVVSKIHIHTQDEVEKMTIGMMINDDTQSCLEQAPVTMEASKSSSVGQPDSSPTVVRM from the exons ATGGAAATTGATCTGAATGATGATGCAGTGACGAGTGAGGCTGAAAAGAGTGCGTCTTGCAATGAGGAGTGTGAGAAAGGTGCTGCTTTTGCGTTGTCCTCTTCAACATGTTCATCCTCTGGCTCCTCCTCCGCACGTGTGTCTTCTTCTTATCTTGAGCTTTGGCACGCTTGTGCTGGCCCCCTCACTTCCCTCCCGAAGAAAGGGAATGTGGTGGTCTATTTCCCACAAGGGCACTTAGAACAAGCTTCATCTTTCTCTCCCTTTTCACCAATGGAGATGCCAACCTATGATCTTCAGCCACAGATCTTTTCTAGAGTTGTCAATATTCAGCTACTC GCCAATAAGGAGAATGATGAGGTTTATACACAGGTTACTTTGCTTCCCCGGGCTGAG TATTTAGAGGGAAAAGAGCTTGAGGAATTGGGAACAGATGAAGAGGGAAATGAAGCAACACCTACAAAGTCAACCCCTCACATGTTTTGCAAAACTCTTACAGCCTCAGATACCAGCACTCATGGGGGGTTCTCTGTCCCTCGCAGAGCTGCTGAAGACTGTTTTCCTCGTTTG GATTATAAGCAGCAAAGACCTTCTCAAGAGCTTGTTGCCAAAGATTTGCATGGTGTGGAGTGGAAATTTCGACATATTTACAGAg GTCAACCAAGGCGGCATCTGCTCACTACTGGCTGGAGTATTTTTGTTAGCCAAAAGAATCTTGTTTCTGGAGATGCAGTTCTCTTTCTTAG GGGTGAAAATGGAGAATTGAGATTGGGAATCCGAAGAGCTGCTCGACCGAGAAATGGTCTTCCTGAATCAATTGTTGGTAGCCAGAGTTATTATCCCAATTTCCTTTCTTCTGTGGCTAATGCTATATCCGCGAAAAGCATGTTTCATGTTTTCTATAGTCCAAG AGCAAGTCATGCGGATTTTGTTGTGCCCTaccaaaaatatatcaaaagcatcaagaatccaGTGACCATCGGGACAAgattcaaaatgaaatttgaaatggATGAATCTCCGGAAAGAAG GTGTACTAGTGGTATAGTGACTGGAATGAGTGATTTGGATCCCTATAAATGGCCCAAGTCAAAATGGAGGTGCTTGATG GTCAGATGGGATGAGGATATTGAGATTAGTCATCAAGATAGAGTATCTCCATGGGAGATTGATCCTTCTTCGTCTCTTCCTCCCTTGAGCATTCAATCCTCCAGAAGGCTGAAGAAACTGAGGCCAGGTCTGCAGGCTGCCACACCCAGTCACCTCACCACTG CAGGAGGCAGTGGGTTTATGGACTCTGAGGAGTCAGTAAGATCATCCAAGGTCTTGCAAGGTCAAGAAAATACGGGTTTTATGTCACTATATTATGGATGTGACAAAGTAACTAAGCAGCCAGAATTTGAGATCAGATCTCCAAGTCATCCTAATCTTGCATCAACTGGAGTGAGAAAGATTTCTGCTGCTGAGTTTATGAGGGTTCACCCTTCTAGTTTTGCAGGCTTTTCGGAAACTAACATGTTTCCAAGGGTCTTGCAAGGTCAAGAAATATGTCCATTTAGATCCCTAACAGGAAAGGCTGATTTGAACTTTGGTTCTTGGGGCAAACCCAATGTCAGTTACTCAAATAACAACCTGCATCAGGCAACCAAACCTAGCTTTCACTCTTTAGGACCAGAAGTTATTCAAACTGCATATTTCCCTTATGGTGATATTCACAATGCTGGTCAAGGTAGCAGCATCTTGTGCTCCAAACCGACCAATTTCCAACGAGAGAATATCCCATTTAACACTCCTTCTACTCAGTCAGGGATCATGAGAAATGAAGTTGGACGGTCAGACATCACAATTCCAAATGAGCAGAAGCTGCAGGACAATATTTCTGGTACTGCTTCTTTAGGGGCAAACATGAGGATTCCAAAGGATGACAATTTCAAGGGGCAGGTAAAAGCTTGTAAACTATTTGGAATTTCCTTGTCCGGGGAAACTACCGCCCAAAATTTACAGAACTCTGCTAAAAGAAGCTGCACAAAG GTTCACAAGCAAGGTAGCTTAGTTGGAAGAGCCATTGATCTCTCAAGATTGAGCAGCTACAATGACCTGCTGATTGAACTAGAGAGACTATTTAGCATGGAAGGCCTTCTAATAGATCCTAATAAGGGATGGAGAATCCTCTACACTGACAGTGAAAACGACATTATGGTTGTGGGAGACGATCCGTGGCA TGAGTTCTGCGATGTGGTATCCAAGATTCATATACATACACAAGATGAGGTGGAAAAGATGACAATTGGGATGATGATCAATGATGATACCCAGAGTTGTTTGGAACAGGCACCAGTGACGATGGAGGCTTCAAAGTCTTCCTCTGTGGGTCAGCCAGATTCTTCTCCAACAGTGGTTAGAATGTAG
- the LOC114376462 gene encoding auxin response factor 4-like isoform X2 produces MEIDLNDDAVTSEAEKSASCNEECEKGAAFALSSSTCSSSGSSSARVSSSYLELWHACAGPLTSLPKKGNVVVYFPQGHLEQASSFSPFSPMEMPTYDLQPQIFSRVVNIQLLANKENDEVYTQVTLLPRAEYLEGKELEELGTDEEGNEATPTKSTPHMFCKTLTASDTSTHGGFSVPRRAAEDCFPRLDYKQQRPSQELVAKDLHGVEWKFRHIYRGQPRRHLLTTGWSIFVSQKNLVSGDAVLFLRGENGELRLGIRRAARPRNGLPESIVGSQSYYPNFLSSVANAISAKSMFHVFYSPRASHADFVVPYQKYIKSIKNPVTIGTRFKMKFEMDESPERRCTSGIVTGMSDLDPYKWPKSKWRCLMVRWDEDIEISHQDRVSPWEIDPSSSLPPLSIQSSRRLKKLRPGLQAATPSHLTTGGSGFMDSEESVRSSKVLQGQENTGFMSLYYGCDKVTKQPEFEIRSPSHPNLASTGVRKISAAEFMRVHPSSFAGFSETNMFPRVLQGQEICPFRSLTGKADLNFGSWGKPNVSYSNNNLHQATKPSFHSLGPEVIQTAYFPYGDIHNAGQGSSILCSKPTNFQRENIPFNTPSTQSGIMRNEVGRSDITIPNEQKLQDNISGTASLGANMRIPKDDNFKGQVKACKLFGISLSGETTAQNLQNSAKRSCTKVHKQGSLVGRAIDLSRLSSYNDLLIELERLFSMEGLLIDPNKGWRILYTDSENDIMVVGDDPWHEFCDVVSKIHIHTQDEVEKMTIGMMINDDTQSCLEQAPVTMEASKSSSVGQPDSSPTVVRM; encoded by the exons ATGGAAATTGATCTGAATGATGATGCAGTGACGAGTGAGGCTGAAAAGAGTGCGTCTTGCAATGAGGAGTGTGAGAAAGGTGCTGCTTTTGCGTTGTCCTCTTCAACATGTTCATCCTCTGGCTCCTCCTCCGCACGTGTGTCTTCTTCTTATCTTGAGCTTTGGCACGCTTGTGCTGGCCCCCTCACTTCCCTCCCGAAGAAAGGGAATGTGGTGGTCTATTTCCCACAAGGGCACTTAGAACAAGCTTCATCTTTCTCTCCCTTTTCACCAATGGAGATGCCAACCTATGATCTTCAGCCACAGATCTTTTCTAGAGTTGTCAATATTCAGCTACTC GCCAATAAGGAGAATGATGAGGTTTATACACAGGTTACTTTGCTTCCCCGGGCTGAG TATTTAGAGGGAAAAGAGCTTGAGGAATTGGGAACAGATGAAGAGGGAAATGAAGCAACACCTACAAAGTCAACCCCTCACATGTTTTGCAAAACTCTTACAGCCTCAGATACCAGCACTCATGGGGGGTTCTCTGTCCCTCGCAGAGCTGCTGAAGACTGTTTTCCTCGTTTG GATTATAAGCAGCAAAGACCTTCTCAAGAGCTTGTTGCCAAAGATTTGCATGGTGTGGAGTGGAAATTTCGACATATTTACAGAg GTCAACCAAGGCGGCATCTGCTCACTACTGGCTGGAGTATTTTTGTTAGCCAAAAGAATCTTGTTTCTGGAGATGCAGTTCTCTTTCTTAG GGGTGAAAATGGAGAATTGAGATTGGGAATCCGAAGAGCTGCTCGACCGAGAAATGGTCTTCCTGAATCAATTGTTGGTAGCCAGAGTTATTATCCCAATTTCCTTTCTTCTGTGGCTAATGCTATATCCGCGAAAAGCATGTTTCATGTTTTCTATAGTCCAAG AGCAAGTCATGCGGATTTTGTTGTGCCCTaccaaaaatatatcaaaagcatcaagaatccaGTGACCATCGGGACAAgattcaaaatgaaatttgaaatggATGAATCTCCGGAAAGAAG GTGTACTAGTGGTATAGTGACTGGAATGAGTGATTTGGATCCCTATAAATGGCCCAAGTCAAAATGGAGGTGCTTGATG GTCAGATGGGATGAGGATATTGAGATTAGTCATCAAGATAGAGTATCTCCATGGGAGATTGATCCTTCTTCGTCTCTTCCTCCCTTGAGCATTCAATCCTCCAGAAGGCTGAAGAAACTGAGGCCAGGTCTGCAGGCTGCCACACCCAGTCACCTCACCACTG GAGGCAGTGGGTTTATGGACTCTGAGGAGTCAGTAAGATCATCCAAGGTCTTGCAAGGTCAAGAAAATACGGGTTTTATGTCACTATATTATGGATGTGACAAAGTAACTAAGCAGCCAGAATTTGAGATCAGATCTCCAAGTCATCCTAATCTTGCATCAACTGGAGTGAGAAAGATTTCTGCTGCTGAGTTTATGAGGGTTCACCCTTCTAGTTTTGCAGGCTTTTCGGAAACTAACATGTTTCCAAGGGTCTTGCAAGGTCAAGAAATATGTCCATTTAGATCCCTAACAGGAAAGGCTGATTTGAACTTTGGTTCTTGGGGCAAACCCAATGTCAGTTACTCAAATAACAACCTGCATCAGGCAACCAAACCTAGCTTTCACTCTTTAGGACCAGAAGTTATTCAAACTGCATATTTCCCTTATGGTGATATTCACAATGCTGGTCAAGGTAGCAGCATCTTGTGCTCCAAACCGACCAATTTCCAACGAGAGAATATCCCATTTAACACTCCTTCTACTCAGTCAGGGATCATGAGAAATGAAGTTGGACGGTCAGACATCACAATTCCAAATGAGCAGAAGCTGCAGGACAATATTTCTGGTACTGCTTCTTTAGGGGCAAACATGAGGATTCCAAAGGATGACAATTTCAAGGGGCAGGTAAAAGCTTGTAAACTATTTGGAATTTCCTTGTCCGGGGAAACTACCGCCCAAAATTTACAGAACTCTGCTAAAAGAAGCTGCACAAAG GTTCACAAGCAAGGTAGCTTAGTTGGAAGAGCCATTGATCTCTCAAGATTGAGCAGCTACAATGACCTGCTGATTGAACTAGAGAGACTATTTAGCATGGAAGGCCTTCTAATAGATCCTAATAAGGGATGGAGAATCCTCTACACTGACAGTGAAAACGACATTATGGTTGTGGGAGACGATCCGTGGCA TGAGTTCTGCGATGTGGTATCCAAGATTCATATACATACACAAGATGAGGTGGAAAAGATGACAATTGGGATGATGATCAATGATGATACCCAGAGTTGTTTGGAACAGGCACCAGTGACGATGGAGGCTTCAAAGTCTTCCTCTGTGGGTCAGCCAGATTCTTCTCCAACAGTGGTTAGAATGTAG